AATCGCATGCGGCAACCGCTAACCAGCGCAGTCCGAGCAGACCGTTCCCTACACGTGATCCTGCAACCCGACCTACTGCACTTGTTAGGTTTATGACAactaacagtcacaacacagacGGACACTGTGACTCTCATATGACAAACAGCGCTACGGCCTTCATGGATAATACAGACCAGACCTACGGACACCCAGACCGGACCTATGACTCGCACTCGGGGGAAGGCATAGCAGCCTTCGTCAACAGCATTCCGTTGAGAAGCGAGACGACCTCCCTGCATACTCTGTGCCTACCCATAACAGATATAATGAATTAGCAGAGAAGGACCACAACCTACACTCTGACAGTAcacacagtcatgtgctccagacACCACGTCGaccatgctactctcgtaataaCATGCCTAACACACAGAAGGACCTCTGATATCAGCCCCTCTGAAGGGTCGACAAGCTAAAATTTTCCTAGACACAGGAGCTAGAGTCAATATCATCAAACAAGCCTCCTTGCATGACATATGCGACAGAACTGTTATACACCTGCCATCTGTCCCCAACCTTAGTGGAGTTTCTGGAGGAATGACTGCAGTGTTCGGTGAAGCTGTCATAGAATTAATAGTTGATGACAGATTGCTCGCCCATGACATCTTTACTTGTAGATAATATTAGGTTCCCATGAGACATCTTACTAGGACTGAACACTGTAAGAGACTACCGAATTCCTATCGATGCTTACCGTTGGGAAACAACaattggtgacacagtagtacctCTTTGTAGTGTATTCGCCATGGGATACCAGTTCACCAACCATAAGGAATATATCAGTTACTTAAAAGCCAGTAGTGACCAGGATACACTTTACCAGTCACCCAAACAAAGCCGTCACTCAGTCACCTACAGATACCAGTCCATCACGCAACCACACAGTCTCAAGTCGGTGAGGTCAATGAATCTTTGCAAGGATCCCCAGCAATTGTTCATTACCTTACTTGCCTAGAGTCTAACACCAATCAAGTCAGAAGCATCGTGCACCAAGACACCATACTACATTCTCACGCACTAACAAAGAGTATTGTCAATATTCCTGATGTACCTGACCTAGATCACGTAATAGCAGACAGTGACACATGTCAAATAAAAAGTACCTACATAGAATCATCCTTACATCAGATACAGAACAACACTACCGCTGTTTATGTTGCTAATGTTACCAAGGCCAACCTTCACCTCACATCAGACACACACATTGTAGACTTCACCCATtattcgttaccggtgcgagtagtGGATGAGGCCTCTACTGAACAAATGGTACATGCACTCTCTCATACGACAAATCGAAATCAGTTAGCGGTCTCACCTGAGCATCTTAGTCCCACTGACTTCCCAGACGCCCAAGCTCAGTTGCTAACCATCCTTAACAAACATCGTATTGCTGTTACACTGACAGGAGAACAACTTGGACTGACACACATCATCACTCACAAAATTCCTCTTGAACCAGGCACTCGACCAATTTATGTACCTGCATACAGATTGTCTCATTCTCAACGAGTTGTTGCAGACCGACTTATTGACGAGATGTTACACGAAGGTGTTATTGAAGAAAGTACCTCTCCATGGAATACTCCATTGATCTTAGTACCCAAGAAAAATGATTCTTGGCCTCCCGTTGTTGATTTCAGACAACTTAACCAAGTGACGATACCTGATAGATTTCCACTTCCCGTGCTCGCTAACTTATTGCAGAACAAACCGTTTGTCTTAGTCACCAACGCCAATAATATTGGATTAGGAGCCGTACTATCACAAACTAGCGACAGAAAAAACATGCCATTGCATATGCAAGCCGAGTCCTCTCCAAATCAGAAAagaatttacacacgactcacaactgatgacgtttgaacacttccggaacaagtgcttcgctcacatcctttgttcgaaccacaattctttaaatgcttcacccacgaacttataaatacagataattaccaacagaacctaaacaactaacctaacctaacctatgccaaactatacatacaatttttatgtatcagaatattaatttatatatgagaacaaaccaatttttaatacagtatgttaaaattgatgactgCGTCAGGGGAGGACGggcgctgctttaaacagcctggtgtgagaacgggttgaagtgtaccaccatatgtggtggtaCAGTTGATTAAGACGCGTCTCGGAACACTCAGcatataggttcgaaccctcattaagacccttgtggatttgttcatttgatatgtcACGTGGAGTTGCGTAGTGACCACCGGCCaggccgcctccaggctgcctttcaggcgtttctcgagcgttgtgaggggcgtgtttaccctctccctgattcagctggctcagtgaaggtggtgaatcttagtgtcaccttgacgtctgtggtggtgcatggtgcccccttcgaatttcaggacgactttttaacctcctgttttgagcgatttgggacagtgttaagtgttcgttggaacaaggtcgttgccgggcactgtgttggtatgcttgacggctcccgcaccctgacgatgtcgctgaagtgtagtgtaccgtcgtcgatgtccgcgttgggttacacgctccgctgcttgtaccggggtcaaccgcgcacctgttatcggtgtggtcacgtctggctgcggcgtgcgacgtgggagcaactggtcgggtgcatgtttttcgtgcagaggatttcccgcccttgTTACGTTCGGACGGTTTAAGGACGGAGTAGGTGCTgagcctgaggcgcctgattgcctgtctgctgctccgcctgttgaggcgagttctacggcctgtgcgacacgtctggtgactgctgtggctcctggggttgttgagccggtgagtgtgggtgtcgggccgtcgcctgagctgcgtgtagtgcaggatgtcccggtggaggttcatgtcccgcctccgcctgtggatgtgataccgtCTCCCGggaacgcgggttctgctgttttggagggggtgcttcggcagggggaggtggctgccgtgcctgtgtgttggcgactgtagttctgctctttccgtccctttgcagaagcgtgcgcgtcggtgttctgaggctgtttccctggatgatgtgaacagtgtgggtgatgtggcctctgtggactctttggacggtgcgggtgtggcctgtgtggatgtgaagatggtgactgtgcctgcggcggggcctgctgggagtggtgtggtgcggcctgtcttgaAGCGTttacggcgggctcggagtgtctccccccttcgtggtgtgccttgggaggaggtgggggagtatagtGATCTGGCGCCCCCCGtcgaggatgatggtgctgtgaggggctccgaagttgctacctgtgcctctcctcctgcgtcacctgctgttggatctccgcagtgggggggttgtccctgatgatcgggacctcgtagtgctgttgcggaaagatgtgcgccagggggcctcggctcctgtgcccggtgttggggtcggtgccgcgcctgcatcccctgctgtatcccctccttccttgctccggtctggggattgcctagtcccgtctgctggggtcgtgccctgtgagggtccggagttgggcccttatcgggatgcccgggtgcttccgatcccgtggttctcgtccactgtctgggtgtcgcgggtgaaggagtgtgtgtatagggtgccggataagatgtctcagccgagggcgccgcctggtggccggctgcccgctgacctgcgggtgatttgggaagcgtattgcttgcgctttccgatacacaagtttccggagaagtattagttcccatcTTGCGTACGCTGCTAAGCCGTGcatggatcagctgccaccgtgaccacgacgccccgccccccggtgcggggtgtctccctctaactttcgcctctgttttcgtcgcccctcctctctctacggcccatcacatctaccgcttttgactttcttctcctcctgaccgtcaacgcgtctccttacaactgtcctggtgcagtcatcgggagggttaacccttcatgcaaactgcacctattcacaagaagaagaagatatgtcacgttattgtgatttctgtgtgaaatagtaataataatagtaataataataataataattaataataataataataatttattcaaaatatacaaaataatattaTAGGTGGGTTTAATAACTGTTACAGAGTATTTACATTTAATATGGCCAGTAATATGCAAAGGCATAATGTAAAATAATACCGTTAGGTTGTTTAATGGTTTGACGAGGCAGACATTTAATGCTAAACTATACAAATGGTATTGGTGTATCCCTGGCGTCAGTGCTGGAATTATATCCTATCTCATGTGATCATTACGCTTCAATTCCTATAGATGTCTTCCAGTTACGGAGTCTTGTATCTTCTCGCTTATGTTTATTGCCTTGCACTTCTTGGGGTTTGAGCAATAAAGCCATCTTTTCTGCCCATCCCTGAAACTGTTAAGATTTTCTACCTCACTTCTCGAGGTTTACATTCCCCGTTACTTTTGTGTCACCTGCAGTTCTCACGGTTTACATTCTCCGTTACTTTTGTTTCACCTCTAAACATCAACTTGTATGAGTTGGCTTCGTCGGGTCAGACATTGACATACATCAGCAACAAGAGGCCCAGGACCAAGTCTTGGGGGATCTCTCTCATTTGACTGTTCATTCCGGTTCGATACTTTCCTTTAACTGAGACTCTTTGATATTGTTCTGTTGGGTCTGTACCTGCTCTCTTCCTCTGTGTTTAACTGTTTAGCTTTGGTTGGTTCTCTGCTCTCGCTGCTATGTCATCTTCAAATTTGTTCCTCCACTGCCCTCCTTATTCTGGCATGTTCATTTATGACtctttttttcatgttttctgtGTCATGTTCCCTGTATTTTGTTTCATTTCTTTGTGGTCTTGTCCTCTTACCTGATCTCCCGCTTGAAATAGTGTTCTTTACTCTTTTCGTAAAAATTCTTCTTCAGTAGGACGAGCTGTTCAATGATCTGTACACATTTACAGGTTCTGAACTGTCATATCTCTTGTCTTATCTTGTAATTCGTCCTTCTATTACACTTCGGGTAGGTGTGGTCATGTAGTCCCCACGGATGTAGTCTCTCGACTTCCTCAGCCCCTTTGCTGGTCTGATCCCTTCCTTGACCTCTTCACTAACACTGTTCACTAGCTTCTCTTCCATACGGATTTTATATAACTTTCATATTCCAAGTAGCGATGTTTTGTGAAGGTTGCCTGTCCTCTGTGTGCACTGCTCCTCCTGTCTCTGTGTATCCAGCTTCTTTTGCGTTCTTAGTGTGCATTTCTCCTTCTTTTGTGTGTATTTACAACTTACGACTCGGTATCTGTACCTTGCTATGGGTTCTTGAGTGTGCATTGTTCTCGCTGTCTCTGTCTTGCCACCTTGGCGTTCTTACTATCTTCAAGTTTATCCCTCCACTGAGTCGGGAGGAGAATGTGGTATGAGAGGAGGAAAACTTTGCCCTGGGAGGTGGGAAGGGCGTCTCTgtggcggggagagagagagaaagcgaaggTGGAAATATTCAACTCTTAAAACAGGATCCTCTTACAAACGAGGCGTGCCCGTGCCGCACTCTGCAGGCGGTGACTGACTCCTATATATAGTGTACGAAGCGACGGAGGTAAACCATTGAGCAGGTGCGTTTGGTGCAGGAAACAAGGGTGTGCTAGTCTGTGTCTGCTGGCGCACGTCCGTATCACCTGATACCATTCCCGGGCTACTGTGTCTGCTGGCGCACGTCCGTATCACCTGACACCATACCCGGCGCTACTGTGTCTGCTGGCGTCTTATCCATCGCATCCGGGTCTGTTGGTGTTTTACACAGTTTTTCCGGCGTCTATTGGCGTCTAATCAGGTGTATCCGTGTCTGCTGGCGTCCTATCCGGTGCGTCCGTGTCTGCTGGCGTCCTACCCGGTGCGTCCGTGTCTGCTGGCGTCCTACCCGGTGCGTCCGTGTCTGCTGGCGTCCTACCCGGTGCGTCCGTGTCTGCTGGCGTCCTATCCGGTGCGTCTGTGTCTGCTGGCGACGTACCCGGTGGGCGGGAACTTATCTCCGCCTGTGACACCTGACTAAGGAAGATGACGGGGCGAGGCTGGAGATGCTGCAGAATGTTGTGAGTCTCATTGAAGTTGCTCTGTGTTGCACCCACAACATCGTCTATgttaacaacattaacactgagagaATCCACAGTAGCCGTGATTAGGATTCGAACCTCTGCTTTGGGTATTTCCAGCCACAGACAACCTTAAACaaccaggccacgacatggtcaaaaggattacAACCTGGGgtttctgaggcttccactgaagccgtgTCAGGATTTCACATACTCCtggcatgcactctggctctgtcgtctAGGAATGTTCCACCTTGCGCTAGacaacagagccagagtgcacgaGGGGAGTGTAAGAACCCTGCTTCGACTTCGGTGGCAGCCTCAGGAACCCTCGTAGGTCCAGTAGAACCACAGGTTGTAATCTTTTTGACCAGTAACAGTAGTGGTAGCAGCAGCGGTAACAGTAGTGGTAACAGCAGTAACAATAGTGGTAACAATAGTGGTAACAATAGTGgtaacagcagtaacaacagtggtagcagcagtaacagtagtggtagcagcagtaacaacagtggtagcagcagtaacaacagtggtaacagcagtaacaacagtggtagcagcagtaacaacagtggtagcagcagtaacaatagtggtagcagcagtaacaatagtggtagcagcagtaacagtagtggtagcagcagtaacaacagtggtAGCAGCAGTAACAATAGTGGTAGCAGCAGTAACAATAGTGGTAGCTGCAGTAACAATAGTGGTAGCTGCAGTAACAATAGTGGTAGCAGCAGTAACAATAGTGGTAGCAGCAGTAACAATAGTggtagcagcagtaacaacagtggtagcagcagtaacaatagtggtagcagcagtaacaacagtggtagcagcagtaacaacagtggtagcagcagtaacaacagtggtagcagcagtaacaatagtggtagcagcagtaacaacagtggtAGCTGCAGTAACAATAGTggtagcagcagtaacaacagtggtagcagcagtaacaacagtggtAGCTGCAGTAACAATAGTGGTAGCAGCAGTAACAATAGTGGTAACAGCAGTAACAATAGTGGTAGCTGCAGTAACAATAGTGGTAGCAGCAGTAACAATAGTGGTAACAGCAGTAACAATAGTGGTAGCTGCAGTAACAATAGTGGTAGCTGCAGTAACAATAGTGGTAGCAGCAGTAACAATAGTGGTAGCAGCAGTAACAATAGTGGTAGCAGCAGTAACAATAGTGGTAGCTGCAGTAACAATAGTGGTAACAGCAGTAACAATAGTGGTAGCTGCAGTAACAATAGTGGTATCAGCAATAACAGTAgtggcagcagcagtaacagttgtggtagcagcagcagcagtggtagcagaagcagtagcagcagtggtAGCAGAAGCAGTAGCagaagcagtagcagtagcagcagtggtAGCagaagcagtagcagtagcagcagtggtAGCAGAAGCAGTAGcagaagcagtagcagcagtggtagcagcagcagcagtagcagcagtggtagcagcagcagtagcagcagtggtagcagaagcagtagcagcagtggtagcagtagcagaagcagtagcagcagaagcagtagcagcagtaaaaGCATAACATTACTGGTAACAAAGTACAAACATTGTTAAAAGCGCACTACACAaacaattattatttaatttttattccTAAAACTATATTATTGCACCTGAGATGGTTTCACATGTGTTTGTCTCGTTCTTCAGGAAGACAGAAGCCGCAGTGTTATTGGTGCTGGCTGGGCTCACTGctgccaaccacacacacaacgccAGTGCAGTCACTGGTGCCAGTCATACAGAGACTGTGGAGAACAGCATCGTCTTCAATCCTTCGGGTGGCGCCGGGAGACACAGTGCTGCCAACCACACAGAAACTGCAGAGAACAGCAACATCGTGAGTCCTTCCGGTGGCGTGGAGAGATTCAATGTTGCCAACCACACAGAGGCGGTAGAGAAAAGCAACAGCATCCGTCCTCCGGGTGacgcagagagagacagacgtcAGGTGTACTCTACGGGACAGTTTGACCGGTGAGTGACTTCATCCCTCAGTCGAAACCCACTTGATCTACAGGGGTATAATTCCGCCATAAGTGAGAAGAGATCAAATCAAACTTTGTTCACAAGGGTATAACCCCATCATAGAAGGAGAGAGCAACCACGCTTGGTAGTAGATGAGATGAGCGACTAAGATGCTCATCTCATCTAGGACCAAGATGCTGgaacaggtactcacctagttgtacttgcgggggttggctctggctctttggtctcgcctctcaacggtcaatccactaatgtacaggttcctgagcttactgtgctctatcatatcaacacttgaagctgtgcatgaagcctccaccacatcacttcctaatgcattccatttgtctactactctgacactgaaaaaatctttctaacgtctctgtggctcatttgggcactcaatttccacctgtgtaccctagtgcgtgtgccccttatgttaaaaagtctgtctttatctaccctatcaattcccttcagaatcttgtatgtggtgatcatgtcccctctaactcttctgtctcccagtgacgtgaggtttaattcccgtagtctctcctcgtagctcatacccctcagttcgggtactagtctggtggcaaacctttgaaccttttccagtttagtcttatgcttgactagatatgaactccatgctggggccgcatactccaagattggtctcacatatgtagtatataattttctgaaagattccttacacaagtttctaaatgttattcttatgttagccaacctggcatatgccactgatgttatcctcttgatatgggcttcaggggacaggtctagcgtgatatcaacccccagatctttctctctctctgactcttgaagtttttcatttcccaaatgataccttgtatctggtctcctgctacctacacctatcttcattacaatacatttgcttgggttaaactctaacaaccatttgttcgaccatttctccAGCTTGTCCAGGAGGTGTtatatgcggggggggggggtgctttatTGGTGTAATAAATAACTTTCGCATAGGTTTTGTTGTCAAATACATTTAGTGGGTAAAGAGCGCAGATACAGATGTGTGTCACAGACGACAGGTACAAAAACCTGGATGTGCTAGGCAGCTGACATTTTCCTTCCTCCTTGGCAGAGCCTACAGTGAGGTGTCCACCCACCTGGACTCCAACATCATCGTCGATGGACAGCCCAGCTTCTTCAGATCGCAAGTCTTCAACTCTGACAACCTGGACAGAGTCCCAGGCAGACCTGTCTTTACAGTAGACacgccattggtaaggttcatttTGTGTACTGCCTTATTGTTTACAAGCTGGATATACACGAGGGGAAGTCACTGAATACTTGGCCCTGATACACTTCTGTCTCTCCCTCGGTTCTCAGAATGTATGTTGTTAAACAGTCACTAAATGTTTAGTTGTAATCAATTGGTTGCACATAACTTCTCCAGGCACACAGCCACTGCACCTTTGGGTACACACTCCCGCGGTCCAGGTACTTCAGGACCCGTGTTCGTCTTCCTAGCACACAATACATAGATTTGATATCTACATGTTACACCTTTACATATCCCAAGTACATATTCCTGAGTTAAGTGCACTTACATATTTTAAGTACAATATGTGTAGTGTACAAGTGTACTTTCTGATCCTGGCAAACATTTCCTTTACTCTTATGTTTTAAGGCATTTTCCTCCCCTAGACGTAAACACTTGACACCTTCCAACACCGCTTAGCCTCTGGctcctgagcacctcacagcatgtcCATAACCTTTAAACACGTCACTTAACCCTTGGACTGAAACATTTGTCTGTAACCTTGATTGTCTCAAGTCAATGTGTTATAAATATATCATTTATATGCTATAGAATAATGCCATAAAGTAATTGAAAACATAACAGTAAATGCTGTATTTGTAAGAAACTAAATCAACAGCAGAATCCCATCCCCCGTGCTCTTGGCGGCTGTGATGGACTCCCATAATGATATAGCCATTTTAAAATCCTCTTCCTTGGTTCCACAAGGCATCCTGGCAGCCAGTGCTGGGGAATAGACCTCAGAGTCTCAGTCCTATTCAAATATACAGCCCGAGCCGCACCCCGGCGGCCAGCCAGCCATTCCTGGGCCTCGCCTCCAGGTCCTACCCACCAGTCACCCCCGTGCCTCTCCACCTCCAGCCACTCCAAACCCCCTCGTACAGATATGGAGGTAAGCTACGCGCTTTttcaaacattttatttattattagttTTCCATAAATGTTTTACCAAAGATTACAAAAAAGTCAAATAGCAGCAGAGTATGGTATTCAAGATGAGGCTGCTTGTTAACTCTTGGACTGCTGGACACATACTATGGAAGACGATTGTTTGTGAGCATCCTAATAAGCACTATCGCGCACCGGGCAGGCACGCAGTCAACTTAGGGATCATGCACCGAGCGTGTGGGCGAGCGTGCAagtaagcgcgcggtgacacctaaatgtgtatactcgtttcagctttctcaccttaattctcgtgctacgtcgctcgttttggtatcattgtgttcgcaattaaattccctacaggtgtgtatgaatataatgtacaaaagcctggagtgcctcaccgcagaaaagcctaaagttacccgtgaacgagcaccaatttgtacactgcagcctaatgtgta
This genomic window from Procambarus clarkii isolate CNS0578487 chromosome 1, FALCON_Pclarkii_2.0, whole genome shotgun sequence contains:
- the LOC138349844 gene encoding uncharacterized protein, with protein sequence MTGRGWRCCRMLKTEAAVLLVLAGLTAANHTHNASAVTGASHTETVENSIVFNPSGGAGRHSAANHTETAENSNIVSPSGGVERFNVANHTEAVEKSNSIRPPGDAERDRRQVYSTGQFDRAYSEVSTHLDSNIIVDGQPSFFRSQVFNSDNLDRVPGRPVFTVDTPLASWQPVLGNRPQSLSPIQIYSPSRTPAASQPFLGLASRSYPPVTPVPLHLQPLQTPSYRYGVPPPNPEARRCPYGTECLPLVSCAPCFHQVENQPQLFCSIFGGAVGVCCPGLPNKK